The Gemmatimonadota bacterium genome includes the window GCATACGACCACCTGGGCAACGCGCGCGTCAAGCAGGTCGAAATCGAGGGCCTGACCGGCGCGAAGATGGCCGCCTATAACCACGACCTGGCAGGGCGGGTGACCCGCCTGTTCTATCCAGACGGCACCCAGGCGCGTTATGCATATGACAACGCAGGTCGCCCGACCCGCGTGTGGGATGCGAATGGCAACACGCTCGCCGCGTACACCCACACCGCTGCCGGCAACATAGGCACCCACGTCGTGGGCGACGACGTCGCCACCGGCACCTACGCCTACAACCCGCGCGAGTGGGTCACCGACATCGACTATGCGGGCAAGTTCAGTTCCAAGCTCACCTACGACCTCGCCGGCAACATCACCCGGCAGGTGTACAGCCTTGGCGGCGCCGCGTCCAAAACCGCGGACTACGCCTACGATGACCTCTACCGGATCACCGGCTTCGATCTGACCGGCGGCACAAGCCGTGACTACGCCTACGACAAAAACGGCAACCTGACGTCTGTGCTGACCGGCAGCAGCCGGCTCACCTACAACTACTCGGCTGGCTCCACGCCCAACAGGTTGGACAGTACCACGGGAACGGGAGGGCAGACCTACGCCTATAACCCGAACGGATGGATGACGCGCAAAGGCGCAGATACGGTGAGATACGACTATCGCGGGCTCACCACTGGAGTCGGCTCGGGCGCCTATCTCATGGATCCGGACCGACGGCGCGTAAAGAAGACGGTCGGGACGGCTGTCACCTACTACCTGAGAGGACCGGGCGGCAACGTCCTGGCCGAGTACTCGGGGCAGAACCTGTCGGCACGGTACGTGTACGCGGGAAGTAGGCGCATCGCCCGCTTAGCCGGAGATAGCGCCAGCTACTATCTGGCAGACCACCTGGGGAGCACAAGGAGTCTCGTGGACGAGGAAGGGACCGTCACCGCTGCCTATGACTACTGGCCCTACGGCAAGGTCCTGGCCTCGAGTGGTTCGGGAGCCACGCACTTCCGGTTCACGGGACACGAAAGAGACGCCGAGTCCGGTCTTGACTACATGCTGGAGAGGTCGTACGCTTACGATGTCGGCAGGTTCCTGCGGCCCGATCCCATGCAGGATGCAAGACCATGGATCTCGCCGTACAGTTATGTTCAGAACAACCCGCTCATAAGAGTTGATCCAACAGGTCTATTGGACTGGGTCCAAAGATCAGATGGTACTATTGAATGGGATGAGAAGGTTACGAGTGCGGACGATGCGGACCTTGTTGAAGGTGAGACCTATTTGGGACGAAACGTGATTGTAGCAACTCACAACAGGGATGAAAACCTGGTTGAACCGATTAATACAGCCAGGTTCGATCTCTACCTTGAATCTAACAAGAAAGGTCCTTCGGCAACCATTTTGGGGAACACGGTTCCGGCTGATGTTGAACGGTATGGTACGATGGCCGAAGGACTGTATACAGCTAGATCCCAAGGTAGGTTCAAATACGGTCCGAATGATCCTTCGATCATAATAAACGAAGGTGGCCCGGTACCGACAGTCCGAGGAAACCCACAGAACTCCGCCGGAGACTATCTGACGGAAGTATTCCTTCATGCGGGAAATCCCAATCACCCAAGACTTTCAGGTTGGGATAAAAAAGGGAATCCAGTTAACATAACAACGGGGTGTCTGACGACTTGTAACGAACGCGGTTCGAGAGTGAAACACGAGCGGTTTATGAATACAGTTGGCAGGGATTTCGAAGGATTCCTGTACCTGAGAGCCAAACCATAATCGTGCAGTTGATAGCACCTGATGTCGACATTTCTAAATGAGGAAAGCCAAATGTCCAGACTCCTGATAGTTGTTGTCATTACCACGTTATTCTTTGCAACGTGTGGCGAAAAAAAGCAGGATTTGGGAGAAAACACGTTTCCTGATTTGACAGGAACACGATGGGAAGCTCCTAACGACGTCGGGTTGATTCACTTTACTATCTTCGATAAAGAGCCCGTTGAATGGTATGATTTAAACACGGATACTCATACGTATCGTGACAAGAAAGGTTCGTTCGCGTCCTATGTCCCTGAATTAGGAAGGTACATGACCGGCACCTATGCGGTTGTAGGTGATACACTTTTTATGAGAGAGATCGATTGGGAAAGCAACCTCCCTGGCACTACAAAAAAGGAGATTACGGCCTACAATAAATGTGTGTTTACAGATAATGGACTTAAGGTTGTGTACAGCATTAGAAAATACGGACAGACTTGGGAGGGTGGTCCTATTGAGAATGGTATAGTCTGGAAAAAACGTGTTGACTGGGCAGACTAAACCGGATCAGTTTTGTTTTATACTAGGTAAGGGCTATGTAGCGCAGTTTTTACAGGGACAGAACTGTCACTTTTTTTATCATAGGCACTTCTTAACTTGATTATAGATAGCCTGGGCTGTGGACGACTGTATTATGCTTTGAAGTAATGTATACGCCACAAGCGCTTTGCAGATCTGTGTGCAACCCGGGGATACCAGTCTGAGCCCGAGCACCTCATCGGGCTCAGCTAGCTGCCGCCTTCGTAAGACTACAGCGCGCTGTCCAACGCCGCCGCGGACAGCCGCATTGCTAAGACCACCTACGACAACGACCCGCTCCTGCGGGTATCGAGCGTCGTCCCACCGGGCCACGACAACAACTCGGCTGTCGACACCCGCTACGGCAACTGGGCCACCGGGTCCGGCTCGGGCCGGTCCTACGTGACCGTCGATGACGAAAAGGGCGTAGCCACCACCAGGGTCTACGACGCCTACAGCTGCATGAGCCACGTCATCGCCGACTCGGCGGGCACGAGCGCCGGCACCCGGAACAACAGGACGTCCTACGCTTACGACGCCCTGGACCGGCTTATCTCCACCACCATGCCGGGCGGCGGCACCACGCGCTACGCCTACGACACCCTGGGCCGCATGACCAGCAGGCACCATCCCGACGCCGACGGCGCCACGCTGTACAAGTACGACGACCTGGGACGTATGCGCTTCTCGCAGGATGCGCGGCAACGCGCCGCCGGCAGCAGTAACGCCTCACGGAAAATCACCTACACCGTCTACGACGACTTCGGGCGCGTGACCCGCGTGGGCGAGGCGGCCGCCGACTTCTCACGTCTCGATCCGGAGCGGTCCTACGCCTTCGAGCGCGACGCTACTACGTGGCGCAGCCGCATGACCTACGACGGCGGCGACCTTGTCGCGGGCGACCCTGTCGCGGGCAACGGAACCGCCTCTGGCGGCCCCAACTACGCCCAGGGACGGCTGACCAGGGCCCAGGAGAACACCGACGCAGACGCGGCCGCCGAGGTCGTGCACCGCTACGCCTACGACCACCTGGGCAACGTGCGCGTCAAGCAGGTAGAAATCGAGGGTCTCGCCGACACGAAGACGCTGGAATATGTCTACGACCTCGCCGGAAGGATCACCGGAATCATCTATCCCGACGGCGCGCAGGCGCGCTACGCCTACGACGGCGCAGGACGGATCAGCCGCGTGGGGGATGTGAATGGCAACACGCTCGCAGCGTACTCCCACACCGCCGCGGGCAATATCGCCACCCACATCGTGGGTCAGGGCGAGGATGACACCAATGCAGACGGCGTCGTCATCGGCACCTACACCTACAACCCGCGCGAATGGGTCACCGAAATCGACTATGTGGGCAAGTTCAGTTCCGAGCTCACCTACGACTTCGCCGGCAATGTCACCAGCCAGGAGTACAGCCATGGCGGCGCCGCGTCCAAAACCGCGGACTACGCCTACGATGACCTCTACCGGATCACCGGCTTCGATCTGACCGGCGGCACAGGCCGGGACTACGCCTACGACCGAAGCGGCAACCTGACGTCCATGGTCACGGGCAACAGCCGGCTCACCTACAACTACTCAGGTACCTCCACGCCCAACAGAGTAGACAGCACCGCCGTGGCAGGCGCGACCACAACGTACGCCTACAACCCGAACGGGTGGATGACGGGAAGGGGTACGAACGCGCTGACCTACGACTACCGGGGACTCACCACCGGATACGGCAGCGCGCGGTATCTCATGGACTCGGACCGACGGCGCGTGAAGAAGACCGTCGGGACGGCCACGACGTACTATCTGAGAGGCCCTGGTGGCAATGTCCTGGCCGAATACTCGGGACAGACGCTTTCGGCAAGGTACGTATACGCCGGCAGCAGGCGCATCGTCCGAATAGGAGAGAATAGCGCCAGCTACTACCTGGCCGACCACCTGGGGAGCACCCGGAGCCTGGTCGACGGGGAAGGCGCCGTCACCGCCGCCTACGACTACTGGCCCTACGGTAAGGTCCTCGCTTCGAGTGGCACGGGCGCCACGCACTTCAGGTTCACCGGCCACGAGCGGGACGCCGAGTCCGGCCTTGACTACATGCTCGCAAGGTCGTACGCTTACGATGTCGGCAGGTTCCTCAGACCTGATCCCATGCAGGACGAGTATCCGGGGATCAGCCCGTACGCCTATGCCAATAACAATCCGCTCAAGTATTTGGATCCGGATGGCGAGCTTGCATGGAACATCCTCACTAGAGGTTTAAAGATTGCCAACCGAGCGTACGACGCTGCCAAGAAAGGCAAGTCGCTATTTAAGAAGGATACATGGAAAGATATAGGTACAGATGAAATAGTAAGTTTCGTAGACAACGTCTCGATCTTAGCAGACGGCGTTTGGGATGCCAATGATGTCTTTGCAGTTATTGATCTCGCAACGGGGTTAGGAGATCAGGCTAAAGCTGCAAGCAGAGCACTTAGATCCACGAGGTCTGGAGGTCGCCAGAAGAACTATTTCATAAGGGACATTGAGGCGGGTGGTAACCCTCATACCCGTTTTCGGAGAAACCCAGAGACCGGCCGAATAGAGCACTACCAGACTTTTGATAGTACAGGAAGTGCAGGCGGTAACAAGCGATTCCGCGGCACTGGTCCTGAACATTCAGGCGTGGATCCGCCATTGATCCTTGAACCTAAGCCACGCCATCCTGGCGGCAACCCAAATAGATCAAGGCCAGCGAGGCCTGATGAAACTCCTCA containing:
- a CDS encoding RHS repeat-associated core domain-containing protein: VAGGEAASGGPNYAQGRLSKVEENTDADAVAEVMHRYAYDHLGNARVKQVEIEGLTGAKMAAYNHDLAGRVTRLFYPDGTQARYAYDNAGRPTRVWDANGNTLAAYTHTAAGNIGTHVVGDDVATGTYAYNPREWVTDIDYAGKFSSKLTYDLAGNITRQVYSLGGAASKTADYAYDDLYRITGFDLTGGTSRDYAYDKNGNLTSVLTGSSRLTYNYSAGSTPNRLDSTTGTGGQTYAYNPNGWMTRKGADTVRYDYRGLTTGVGSGAYLMDPDRRRVKKTVGTAVTYYLRGPGGNVLAEYSGQNLSARYVYAGSRRIARLAGDSASYYLADHLGSTRSLVDEEGTVTAAYDYWPYGKVLASSGSGATHFRFTGHERDAESGLDYMLERSYAYDVGRFLRPDPMQDARPWISPYSYVQNNPLIRVDPTGLLDWVQRSDGTIEWDEKVTSADDADLVEGETYLGRNVIVATHNRDENLVEPINTARFDLYLESNKKGPSATILGNTVPADVERYGTMAEGLYTARSQGRFKYGPNDPSIIINEGGPVPTVRGNPQNSAGDYLTEVFLHAGNPNHPRLSGWDKKGNPVNITTGCLTTCNERGSRVKHERFMNTVGRDFEGFLYLRAKP
- a CDS encoding polymorphic toxin type 24 domain-containing protein, whose protein sequence is MTVDDEKGVATTRVYDAYSCMSHVIADSAGTSAGTRNNRTSYAYDALDRLISTTMPGGGTTRYAYDTLGRMTSRHHPDADGATLYKYDDLGRMRFSQDARQRAAGSSNASRKITYTVYDDFGRVTRVGEAAADFSRLDPERSYAFERDATTWRSRMTYDGGDLVAGDPVAGNGTASGGPNYAQGRLTRAQENTDADAAAEVVHRYAYDHLGNVRVKQVEIEGLADTKTLEYVYDLAGRITGIIYPDGAQARYAYDGAGRISRVGDVNGNTLAAYSHTAAGNIATHIVGQGEDDTNADGVVIGTYTYNPREWVTEIDYVGKFSSELTYDFAGNVTSQEYSHGGAASKTADYAYDDLYRITGFDLTGGTGRDYAYDRSGNLTSMVTGNSRLTYNYSGTSTPNRVDSTAVAGATTTYAYNPNGWMTGRGTNALTYDYRGLTTGYGSARYLMDSDRRRVKKTVGTATTYYLRGPGGNVLAEYSGQTLSARYVYAGSRRIVRIGENSASYYLADHLGSTRSLVDGEGAVTAAYDYWPYGKVLASSGTGATHFRFTGHERDAESGLDYMLARSYAYDVGRFLRPDPMQDEYPGISPYAYANNNPLKYLDPDGELAWNILTRGLKIANRAYDAAKKGKSLFKKDTWKDIGTDEIVSFVDNVSILADGVWDANDVFAVIDLATGLGDQAKAASRALRSTRSGGRQKNYFIRDIEAGGNPHTRFRRNPETGRIEHYQTFDSTGSAGGNKRFRGTGPEHSGVDPPLILEPKPRHPGGNPNRSRPARPDETPQGN